The Lycium barbarum isolate Lr01 chromosome 11, ASM1917538v2, whole genome shotgun sequence genome contains the following window.
gcaagttacaagcatattttcaagtcaattatatatatatatatatatatatatatatatatatatatatataattatgaactattgttattactcataaatcaagaacatgtttgcaagactatgacaagtcatctcatgaaaccatattacaagatatttcatgaaaccatgtttacaagttatttcgtgaaatcatgattacaagttatttacaagttatttcacgaaaatcatgggcttcttagccaactatattatgttcatgtttttggaaattgcttagttaaccgagaaggctcagatagcctgaaattacgtagccaccgtagaataagggttgtcagcaaggagacaacaccttcattatgcagtttggatccttacatgcttattactacttaaatctcatatccctggtaaggttgtgagtgttctgctggtaggacgcaagtaccagaccatgttgtcggttatactatagcattccccacgttacaagtagttttacatacaagtatttctattgattactgttttaagtcttcactcacgtttcatgttcatgttcaagttacattcagtttcagttcatatcctatatctatgttgtgtcatgttcttcatttcagcaggttttacatactagtactattcacaatgtactaacgtcccttttgcccggggcctgcacttcacggtgcagataccggttttcaggagcatacatctgcgcagtaggatcacttcagatatcagcttattggtgagccccacttctctcggggttcaacatggagtctgcattagtattcagtttatggtagtccagggccatgtcctggtagttagtattcagacatgttttagaggtttcatagacatatgttagttcacagagtcagttatgcttttatgtttgccaACTAttgtgttttcatgatatttcatgctatgagataaatttcaagactttattccgcaaattacattttcatgatttatttaaattgcatcatatagattatattgttttgatgcccatgttgacaagcaagccatgaggttcgctcggacacatgcaagcaaggcccgagtgccgtgttacgcccaggccatggttcggggcgtgacaatatgtatatatattatatgcataaaaatagtacaaactaataatgtcaaaaaaaaagtgcaccccataaagggtggaccccatactaaacgacatcaagcaatataaaaaaaaagtggatcccaccatctccaaactcacggtaaaaaaagtggaccccatattaacaaaatcaagtaatgtaaaaaaaaaaacccatattaaaaaaaaataatgtcaaaaaataagtgcgtaaacactaatataataaacttTTAGAtgcggagtacaaactacaatgttatattaatcgtgttttgaacacagtatatatatatatatatatatatatatatatatatatatatatatatatatatatatatatatatatatatatatatatatattactactgtATAGAAAGGTGGGTTGGGAACCTTTTTCGTCATCCACTTTTTCGTCGTCTGTTTGTGGGccccaaaaaaaattgtgggcccacatattttaaacaactactaatattttttttaaattgtgggccccatattaaacaccatttattaccacatgcgtatcaacccattagtgggagcaaatgaaattattgtacagcaacatacaccaaccaatattaaaaaattcaaaaaaagcaccaaccaattaagcatttaaaaaaaaaagtgtgatccccatattaaacaccaaccaatattaaaaaacaaaaaaaaaacaccaaccaatatttaaaaaaaaaagtaaataaagtggaacccaccatctctaaactcacagggaaaaaaaaaaggtggactccatattaacaaaatcaagcaatataaagaaaaaaagtgaatcccatattaaaaaaaaaataatgtaaaaaaaaaaagagtgcaaactttgtattcgtaacaaacactaatataataaagttttagatacaaagcataaactacaatgttatattaattgtgttttgaacataatatcccatattgacaaaatcaagtaatataaaaaaaacgtgaatcccatattaaaaaaacaaacaatgtcaaaaaaaaagtgcagattttgtattcatagcaaacactaatataataaagttttagatacggagcatgaactataatgttatattaattgttgaacatagcatatatatatatatatatatatatatatatatatatatatattatatgcataaaaatagttcaaactaataatgtccaaaagggtgggccccatactaaacaacaccaagcaatatcaaaaaaaagaaaaaaaaaaaagaaactatataaagcatgggtttagacccatgcttcatcgtccgttgtcccttaaaaaaaagagggggggggggtgggccccatactaaataacaccgagcaataaaaaaaaaatggaacttaccatctccaaactcatgggaaaaaaaagtggaccccatattatcaaaattaagcaatataaaaaaaaaatgaaccccatattaaaaaaatataatgttaaaaaaaaagtgcatactttatattcgtaacaaacattaatataataaagttttagatacggagcacaaactacaatgttatagtaatagtgttttgaacatagtatatatatatatatatatattatatgcataaaaatagtacaaactaataatgtaaaaaaaaaagtgcaccccacaaaggatggaccccatactaaatgacatcaagcaatataaaaaaaaaagtggatcccaccatctccaaactcacggtaaaaaaagtggaccccatattaacaaaatcaagtaatataaaaaaaaaaagcgaaccccatatgaaaaaaaataatgtcaaaaaaaaagtgcagactttgtattcgtagtaaacactaatataataaaattttagatatggagtacaaactacaatgttatattaatcgtgttttgaacatagtatatatatatatatatattatcactattcaaaaacaattacatacacataaatgcactataatctaaagtgttgggcccgtgcacagcacgggcataggccgtctagttagAGAAGATTTATTAGCCAAAAAGACCCTAATGGTCGTTGGGTTCAAAATCAAATTATTCTGAAATCACAAAATTATAATTGTAACTagaattatttattttattaaataataTCCTTAATTAAATATCGAGTAAATTTAATCCCCCAACTTTCTACCAAAATTAATCCGTCCAACTAAACCTCTCGATCTTTAATGTAGAGGAGGGATATTGAAAATCAACAATAATTAAGTGGTAATTAATTGATTTAAAATCAATTTGTAGTTATTAAGCCTCAAAGACCTCTTATATAATTTAATTAAAGACTCAAGaaagcaattttttttattaagaaaTGGTAAGAAATCCCGTTAACGTTTGTGATTATCATATATTGATCCTAATGTTATATTTTGTCTCGAATATACCCCTAAGCAATTAAAAATGTCCAAATATGTTACTTGCACTAACGAATAAAGTCATGTAGGAGCATATATTTGGACCTTTTTAAATAGTTCAGGGatatatttaaatatttttaattatttaaaaataCATTTAGAATTTTCATTCTTGTCTGACTTTCTTTATCATGCTTTCTTTTGACTTGAGGTCTTTCTAAAACGGCCTATGTACCTCTCAAATAAggataaggtttgcgtacacttgACCCTCATTAGACCCCACTTATGAGATTATACTAGATATGTTGTTGTCGTCGTCGTTGATATTTGGACTTTCTAATTTTTCAAGTGTGTGTTTCAAATTGTTAATCTTCTTATAATCTATACAAGTTGCAATCTAATTACTCCCCATGTAACAATTATATGATagatatttcctttttagtctgttccaaaaagaatgatatatttttacatttgaaaataatttaacttgaaatttctccttttaccttaataaaataatttacaaccacacaactatctataatttattttaaatcataagttttaaatatatatattttttatatttcgtatttaattaaattatatcacataaattgagacgcgAGCAAATAATAATCCCACCGGCACTCGTTTTAGTTCTTCTTATCCATGGCCCACACCCACAGCAACTccttaaaaaaaatggaaaacgagaagaaaaaaaaaagacgaaaAAACGTACTAGTACCTCAAGGTTCAGTGAGTGCGTCGGCAGATCTGGACTCCAATTCCCTAACGCGTTACGTCTCTTCAAAAAAGCAGAAGAAAAAAAGAGCTGAtctccattccacacactccactCTCATTCATCTGCTATATAACAATAATTACACTAAAAAGAGCAGCTTTACTATAACATAAAGACGAATGGCAGGAAGATCATCAGCATGTAGTCTTAAGGTGTTGAAAGTAGTATTGGGTTTGATGGCTATTAGTTTAGCAGCTTATATTTTAGGTCCACCTCTGTATTGGCACTTAATGGAAGGCTTAGCTGCTGCTTCTTCTGTTAACAATTGTCCTCCTTGTAATTGTGACTGTAATTCTGAACCCTTCTTTTTCATTCCTCCAGGTATGTATACTTACTTACATTTGCTTCTTTATATTCTTGCCTGATCTGATTTTGTATGTGCCATTAACTGTCAAGAATTCTCACATTTGTGAATCTGGGTTAGGACCCCTTTTCTTTAGATTTTAATCACTTACTTAAAGATCCATTTGTGAATCTGGTCTGTTTGTTAGAGACCCAAATTGTTAATCGAGTTATTCTATTAGCTGAGTTATGTTTGCAGACTTAATTAAACTGAAAAAGGTAGATTATTTAGCCTGATCTGATGTAATATGTGCTATTAACTGTCAAGAATGTTCACATTTTAGCAATTTTTGTGAATCTGGTTTAGGAACCATTTGGGAATATGGTTGTTTAAAAGACCTGTTTTGTTAAATTTTGTTACTCACTTAAAGACCCATTTTGTGAATCTGGCCACCTTGTGAAAGACCCAAATTGTTAATCAAGTTCTTATATTAGCTGAGTTATGTTTACGCTGAAAAaggtagatttttttttgtttttgttttgcctGATCTGATGTAATATGTGTCATTAACTGTCGAGAATGTTCACATTTAGCAATTTGGGTAATGGTAACAAACTTCATGGTCGTGTCTTTGCCTTTTTGTGAATCTGGTTTAGGACCCATTTGGGCATTTTGTTGTTTAAAGACCCGTTTTGTTAAATCTTCTCACTTACTTAAAAGACCCATTTGTGAATCTGGTCATATAATTGAAAGATCTCAACAGTTTATCCCTTTTGTTGGATCTGCTTTCTAAATTAAGCAATTCTTGGTTTCTGTGTTTTGATGCTCCAGATATCGAATCAAAATCCTGCTAAAATACCCCATTGATTCTACATTATAGTTCCTTACTTCTAATCTCAGGCCAAATTTGGGAATTTCATACTGTTTGAAGTTCAATATTGTAGCTTATCCATTGTTATTGCTCTCGTTAATCGCTGTCTGTCCTTTTAATTAGGGCCGGATTCAAGAGTTCAAACTTTTTATGGGTTTAAATATTTAAGGTCTTAGCATTGAACCCATATTTCTAAAATTATGGAATCAGACCTACTGTTTATTGCAATCTTAGTAGAactttacatataaatttatactccgCATCAAAAGTACTAGGTTCAGATGAACCCGGTGACTGAACTCTACATCCGCCACTGCTTTTTATAGTTCTGGCAATATTTCCAGCCTTGATTCATGAATGTGTTAACCTAAATTAAAATATTCCCCAATCGTCCTGCTTGTTGTTATATGTAGTTTGGGATTATTTGGAGGAAGGAAGCCAGGATGTACGTGTTAGAAAATTTGCTATTAACGTTGACGAATGTCTAAACGTACAACTATTTAGGTTTCCTCTTATGACACTCGCTATCTTGAAGTCGAGGCTAATATGGTTAACTAGTTTGGTTGACCTTCACGCATGTCTTATGAGTTTGagatatatatattaaaatacttCTGGTTTGCCTTTTCCTGGTCTAGTAAGCCTTGAAACAATTCCGAACTCACCTATCTGAAAAGTGAAAACTCAGAAATTTTATTGATAGTTTTTGGGTCTATGGAAGATTTctcttactccctccgtcccaatttaagtgtcttagtttgactgggcacagggtttaagaaataaagggagacttttgaatcttgtggtcttaaataaaAGATATGTGTAAACTTTtaaattttgtggtcttaaacatgccttGAGATtggaaaacttactaaatatagaaagggacactctttttgggacaaaccaaaaaggaaagtaagacacttaaattgggacggagggagtactttctTGCTCTGCTTGTACTGTAGAATGTCATTTTGTATGATCTGGACACCATGTCTTTTTGTAAGGTTTATTTAGAGTATCTGGTTATGTGAGGACATTTGTTTTTTCAAGAATTGCTCCCAttgacctctttttttttttttttttttaaatgtcttGCAGGTTTGAGCAATGCTTCTTTGACAGGTTAGTATCATGAGATCTTAGGCGGTTCTTTAATTTTCTTTGATTCAGGTATCATTTATTTTGTAATCTGATGGAAGATTTCATGAAGTCATCATTTTCTTCTTCTAGTTGTTATCTGATGCCTTTACCTTTCTTAACATTGACATCATCAATACTTAGTATTCTACTTTTTCATGAATTTATTATCATAGGAATTATGTTTGGGTAGTATTTCTGCTTTGAACTTAAGGGTTATTTAACCATTCTAGGTTGGTGTTGTCAAATGCTCTCTCCCTCTAAAGTTATGTCAACTCATGAGATTTTCCTTTAGACTCCATAAGTACATTGATGTAAATAGACCTACAGATGAAACATCAGTAAGGGCTTCTCACTAATAACTAACTTTTAACTTATGAAGTAACCTATGTGCTGATTGAACCCTTATTTTCTCTTGAATAACATCCTTGTGTGCTGATTGAACCCTTATTTTCTCTTGAATAACATCCTTGTGTGCTGAGTGAATCCTCATTTCCTCTTGAATGACCTGCTTTCTTCTGTTGTGACTGTCACAATGATACCTTGATTGAAAGATATCATGTGACACATGAAAATATTGGCTTTGACTACTTAAGTAACCTATGGTGATATAAGCCTTGGTTTTCCCCTGTATCACACCAGCATCGTCATGTACATTGTTTTGGACTTTTGAAGGATCCCCTGATCGGCACAACTGCATTTAACATGAGAAAGGCAGTAGCTTAATATAAAATTACGACTTACAAGAACTTAATTGATCCAAACACTTAGACAAGTACTCCAAATTCTATGAGCATTTCCACCGCTAGCCTGATAACAACTTCGAAGAATTTCTGGACATGCCTTCCTCCTTTCGCTTTGAGTGAGGTATCATTATTTTGTAATCTGATGGACTTATGGCATGTTTTATTCGATTCTGTAATGAGTTGAAACTGTGCAAATATCGAAATGATCTGCAGACTTCTGCAAGACTGCAAATGCTTGACATCTTAAGCTGTATATGTTCAAAATATCCTAGAGTAAATGTGAATCTTCTTTCATTTCAACTGTGAACCTCCTATATTTTATTGTTCAAATATTGTTGTTCTTTCATGTAGTAACTGTTTACTCTTCTTTTTGAGGATTGAAATCTATATTTTGTGACTTGACATCTAAAATCTTGGATTTCCTTTCTTTATTCAATGTTTTGCAGATTGTGCTAAGCGTGATCCAGAGGTTGGTGAAGACACGGAAAAGAACTTTGCTGACTTGTTGTCTGAGGAACTTAAATTGCGAGAAGCTGAGGCCTCAGAAAATCAGCGGAAGGCTGACATGGCACTTCTTGAAGCTAAAAAGTTAACATCCCAATATATGAAAGAGGCAGACAAGTGCAATTCCGGAATGGAGACATGTGAAGAGGCAAGGGAAAAAGCTGAGCTTCTTTTATTAGCACAAAAGAAACTGACTGCTACATGGGAGATGAGGGCTCGTCAAAAAGGATGGAAAGAAGGGGCAGCCAAATCTCAAACTCAATCTCAGGGAAATGTACAGACTATGTAACATGCACATGGCCTCAAGTAGCATATCTCGACTTAATCTGATGCCAGGTTCCAGTCGCAACAAAATTGTCTATAAGTGAGTCTCAGCTCAAAATGTGTTAGCATATGAATGGATTCCATTTACCATATGCCTGATTTTAGTTTAGAGGCCACTATATCATCTCTATCTCTATACGCCTAGTCATCTGAAATAGACTGCCATTAGTTAAGGCAAATCCTTTCTATTTATCCTGCTGAGTTACAATTCCACTAGCAAAAGTTTGAGTGAAGATTGCAATCAACTGCCTTACAAAAATTTCATCTGAATGAGTGTCATTTGTCAAACTTTCTATATGTGTGGATGTGAAGATAAACGTGCTGTGTTATGATCGTTGTATTTATACGTAATTTAGGTTGGTGATGCAATTTTGGCAAGCTAGTTTATAACTTTTTATTCCCACTCTTGCTGATTTACCTTGCCCCTATGCCAAACTCTGGGAAACAGGTGATGACAAAAGCATTATAAATGTAGATTAACGCTAGTGGAGCACGTCTGAGCACGGGGAGTTACTAATACTTCATAGTTACCCCAAATTTGGTATTGAGACTTCATTGATAATCCTGAACATGTAATTTGCTTTTTCACAAGTCAAAACACATATGCTTCCAGGCATTAATCATGTGTCTACAGCCATGTGTTTTACTTTGCACAAGTTCTTATTTCTCGATAGCTATCATGAATAAAACTTCAATTTCATGTCATTCCTGAATCAGAAACAAAGGCAGAAGAAGGGTCAGTTCTGGATCCACCAAGTTTGGCTGATCACTTGCGAAGCTACACTACCTTGAAAGGACCAAGTTCACCTTAGGCAAGGGCAAACTTCACAATTCTTTGTCCTCGAACTAGGGTTTGGTATTTGATCCATTATTAGCTCAAGCGACAGCAGGATGGGTTTGTATTAAAATACTTAATCTTTGATAATCAAGAAATCTGTGAGGGCTAAATGGGAAGACAATCTATTCATGCCAATGATCATGTCCAATCTACCATCTCCAACTCGATGAAGTCCGCTTTAGAATCATGGACTTGTATCGTAATGATGCAATTTCTATATATTTGTGAGGCAATTACCCGCATCAGAATGGAGTAGACACGGCGAAATGTGTTTCCAACCTATCAATTTCTGCCCCAAATTTCGAAGCAAAATAGGGAGTCACTTAGGAAAAGGTGAATCTAGGTCAATCAACACATAAACATAACGAGAATGAACAGTGAGTATACCTATGACGACAATATCTGAAGCCTCTACATTCAGGAAAGTAGGTAGAGCATAAACGCGAGGTTGTATCCCCGTGAAAGTAGAAGTTGTGTGATGTGTCTTCCCTCCACCCACCATAGGTCCCATTTCCCCGAGATAGGGTGGTGCAACTGAAGTAGTAGCCATTAAAGATGTTGGCTGAGCTCTCGACCCTATTGCCCATTGGGACAAAACCTCTTTATGTGGCCTAGTTATCCTCACCCATAACACGGTCCTCTAATATAGACAAGAATCAGACTGTCTTTGTGATAAGTGTGCTGAGTAGTCCTACAAACTCTCTGAGCTGGCCTGACTACCATGCCCCAAATTGTGTGCCACTAGATGGGTATTGAAAGCAGACCGCACCATAAACTATGGTGCCCAGATGGCCCCTTGTTGctctgtttttatttttattttttatttttaattatgatAGGCACTGTGCTTAAAGTACCCAAGTACGAGCCTTCTTGTTTTGTCCCCTATTGACCCACTCCTCATGATGAATCCTCTCAAAATCCTATTCTATCCATCATATTCTTTTGTAAAAGTAAAGATTATTGGGACAATTTCCAACTACTACCTACTGCCGAGTCACATTGGAGAGAACGATACACAACTCATACATCACGATTCAAGAAGGAACTCTATTGTAATGACCTGAGTCATTAGCTAAGGAGTATTAGTCAGTACTTAAATAAATGACTGCGTATTGAGTAGTAATTACCACTCCAATTAAAGGTAACTCAGAAATAATTTGAAAAGTAGCAACACACGTGGAGGGCAACGATCTAATTGAAGGAAGGGTCGGGATTGCTTAAAGCCAAACAATTTAATAAGGCCAAAATTGCCGGTGAAGAGGGCATGAGAAATGTAGTTCTTCCTTCAtgctctttctctctctttcctaAATCCTTTCTCTTCTCATCTAAATCTAACTTATCAATCTTTATCCTTGTTTCTAAATCCCTTATCTGATTGTGGGGACGATATTAGTATCCAGCTCGAGTAACACACCGCATTTGTATTCCATTTCAGGTCTGATGTTGGAAGCTAGCTGAATCAGCTAATGATTATGTTTTCCTATTTCGTAATGTTTCATTTTCATTATTAGTGAACTCGGTAGATCGTATTTACTTAGTAATTGTTGGATCTAACTGTCAATGGCGAAGTACCTGAGTTGAATTGATTAATCAAATAGTTTTATGTTGTGTACTTAATTAGTGAGTCCATTACATCCACTTCCATTCAAGAATACCATAGGTACTATAATTAGCAATTCAAAACTACATGCGACCGACTGACACAAGACTAAAGATAACGAAAACTAGTTATGCATACGAAAACACGAAGAGACAAAacttttccaattttttcaaAAAGCAAAACTGAAAGATTATTCTTTCTTGTTTTTTGCTTGAAAATTAGATGttgtaaaaaattaaaataaattattttatgaatTAAAATAAGGGAAATTGACATATACACTGCCCACCAAAATAAGAGTCAgcaaatttatattttatttatttatttatttatgtataatatacaaaaaagatacatactttatacataatagTGTATAGTTTTGTATATTGGCTAGCGAATGTAATTAATTTTTGTCCATAAAATAAGTTTTAAACAAAATAGAGAAAATTAAACGTGATAAGTCACAATACAAGAATTAAGAACATAAATAGCAGAActtttcatattctcaaaaaaC
Protein-coding sequences here:
- the LOC132620475 gene encoding uncharacterized protein LOC132620475 yields the protein MAGRSSACSLKVLKVVLGLMAISLAAYILGPPLYWHLMEGLAAASSVNNCPPCNCDCNSEPFFFIPPGLSNASLTDCAKRDPEVGEDTEKNFADLLSEELKLREAEASENQRKADMALLEAKKLTSQYMKEADKCNSGMETCEEAREKAELLLLAQKKLTATWEMRARQKGWKEGAAKSQTQSQGNVQTM